The following proteins come from a genomic window of Streptomyces sp. NBC_01716:
- a CDS encoding glycerophosphodiester phosphodiesterase family protein — protein MTPVRHPYLDHPSPIPFAHRGGAADGIENTAAAFRRAAALGYRYFETDVHTTADGRLVAFHDSTLDRVTDLRGRISELPWSEVRRARVGGEPLPLFEELLEEFPDARWNVDMKAEPALHPLINLIGRTDSWDRVCVGSFSEARVARAHRLAGPRLATSYGVRGVLGLRLRSYGVPAPVREGAVCAQVPRHQSGIPVVDRRFVRMAHSRGLQVHVWTVNEADHMHALLDLGVDGIMTDQLETLRTVFTERGVWH, from the coding sequence GTGACTCCCGTACGCCATCCCTATCTGGACCATCCGTCGCCGATCCCGTTCGCCCACCGAGGCGGCGCGGCCGACGGGATCGAGAACACGGCGGCCGCGTTCCGGCGCGCCGCCGCGCTCGGTTACCGCTACTTCGAGACCGACGTGCACACCACGGCCGACGGCCGGCTCGTCGCGTTCCACGACTCGACGCTCGACCGGGTCACCGATCTGCGCGGCCGGATCTCCGAGCTGCCGTGGAGCGAGGTGCGGCGGGCCAGGGTCGGCGGCGAACCGCTCCCGCTCTTCGAGGAGCTTCTGGAGGAGTTCCCCGACGCCCGCTGGAATGTCGACATGAAGGCGGAGCCCGCGCTCCACCCGCTGATCAATCTCATCGGGCGCACGGACAGCTGGGACCGGGTGTGCGTGGGCTCCTTCTCGGAGGCCCGCGTCGCGCGGGCGCACCGGCTGGCGGGTCCCCGGCTGGCCACGTCGTACGGCGTGCGCGGGGTGCTCGGCCTGCGGCTGCGCTCGTACGGGGTGCCCGCGCCGGTCCGCGAGGGCGCCGTCTGCGCGCAGGTCCCGCGGCACCAGAGCGGCATACCGGTGGTCGACAGACGCTTCGTACGGATGGCGCACTCCCGGGGGCTGCAGGTGCATGTCTGGACGGTCAACGAGGCGGATCACATGCACGCGCTCCTGGACCTCGGCGTGGATGGCATCATGACCGATCAACTGGAGACCCTGCGCACGGTGTTCACCGAGCGCGGGGTCTGGCACTGA
- the yczE gene encoding membrane protein YczE: MPTTPALRGKRLPRRLLQLYTGLALYGVSAALLVRGGLGLEPWGVLHQGLSERTGLTMGVVSIVVGAVVLLLWIPIRQRPGLGTVSNVFVVGIAMDGALALVPDGRGLAVQIPLLIAGIVLNGVATGLYIAASFGPGPRDGLMTGLHRLTGRSVRLVRTGIEVAVVVTGFVLGGSVGVGTIAYALAIGPLAQFFLRVFVVPPTADGGTAVAGGSPGQAILRP, encoded by the coding sequence TTGCCCACCACACCCGCTCTCCGTGGAAAGCGGCTCCCGCGCCGGCTCCTCCAGCTCTACACGGGTCTTGCCCTGTACGGCGTGAGCGCGGCCCTGCTGGTCAGGGGCGGTCTCGGGCTTGAGCCGTGGGGTGTGCTGCACCAGGGCCTGTCCGAACGCACCGGGCTGACCATGGGCGTCGTCTCGATCGTCGTCGGCGCGGTCGTCCTGCTGCTGTGGATCCCGATCCGCCAGCGCCCCGGGCTCGGCACGGTCTCCAACGTCTTCGTGGTCGGCATCGCGATGGACGGCGCCCTGGCCCTCGTACCCGACGGCCGCGGCCTCGCCGTACAGATCCCGCTGCTGATCGCCGGCATCGTTCTCAACGGCGTGGCCACGGGCCTCTACATCGCCGCCAGTTTCGGCCCCGGCCCCCGCGACGGCCTGATGACGGGGCTGCACCGCCTCACCGGCCGGTCGGTGCGGCTCGTCCGGACGGGCATAGAGGTGGCCGTCGTCGTCACCGGCTTCGTACTCGGCGGCTCCGTCGGGGTCGGCACGATCGCCTACGCGCTGGCGATCGGGCCGCTCGCGCAGTTCTTCCTGCGCGTCTTCGTCGTCCCGCCGACGGCGGACGGCGGCACGGCCGTCGCCGGGGGTTCCCCCGGGCAGGCCATACTGCGGCCGTGA
- a CDS encoding SCO1417 family MocR-like transcription factor: MTQWTSAVGAAQLARQLNAQQSRPAGPGTRKPPAYRALSDGVRLLVLEGRVPVAARLPAERELALALSVSRTTVAAAYEALRAEGFLESRRGAGSWTAVPAGNPLPARGLEPLPPDSLGSMIDLGCAALTAPEPWLTRAVQGALEELPPYAHTHGDYPAGLPALRQTLADRYTARGIPTMPEQIMVTTGAMGAIDAICHLFAGRGERVAVESPSYANILQLMREAGARLVPVAMAEGLAGWDVPRWRQVLREAAPRLAYVVADFHNPTGALATEDQRRALVEAARSAGTVLVADETMSELYLDGDRPGEELPPPVCAFDPAGSTVLTVGSASKAFWAGMRIGWVRAAPEVIRSLVSARAYADLGTPVLEQLAINWLMGTGGWERAVDIRRAQAGENRDALVAAVRRELPSWEFDVPRGGLTLWVRTGGLSGSRIAELGERVGVRVPGGPRFGVDGAFEGYVRLPFTVAGPVADEAAVRLAAAARLVESGARAGTDAPRTFVA; encoded by the coding sequence ATGACGCAGTGGACTTCGGCGGTCGGAGCGGCTCAGCTCGCGCGACAGCTCAACGCCCAGCAGTCGCGGCCCGCAGGCCCCGGCACCCGTAAACCGCCCGCCTACCGCGCCCTTTCCGACGGCGTGCGGCTGCTCGTCCTCGAAGGCCGGGTGCCGGTCGCCGCCCGGCTGCCCGCCGAACGCGAGCTGGCCCTCGCCCTCTCCGTCAGCCGTACGACGGTCGCCGCCGCCTACGAGGCCCTGCGCGCCGAGGGATTCCTGGAATCACGCAGAGGCGCCGGGAGCTGGACCGCCGTACCGGCCGGGAACCCGCTGCCCGCCCGTGGCCTCGAACCCCTGCCGCCGGACTCCCTCGGCTCCATGATCGACCTCGGCTGCGCCGCCCTGACGGCGCCCGAGCCGTGGCTCACCCGCGCCGTACAGGGCGCGCTGGAGGAGCTGCCGCCGTACGCCCACACCCACGGCGACTACCCGGCGGGACTGCCCGCCCTGCGCCAGACGCTCGCCGACCGCTACACCGCGCGCGGGATCCCGACGATGCCCGAGCAGATCATGGTCACCACCGGCGCCATGGGCGCGATCGACGCGATCTGTCATCTCTTCGCCGGGCGCGGCGAGCGCGTCGCCGTCGAGTCGCCCAGCTACGCGAACATCCTCCAGCTGATGCGCGAGGCGGGCGCCCGGCTCGTCCCCGTCGCCATGGCCGAGGGGCTGGCGGGCTGGGACGTGCCGCGCTGGCGCCAGGTACTGCGGGAGGCCGCGCCCCGGCTCGCCTATGTCGTCGCCGACTTCCACAATCCGACGGGCGCCCTGGCCACCGAGGACCAGCGCAGAGCGCTGGTCGAGGCGGCGCGCTCGGCCGGCACCGTGCTCGTCGCCGACGAGACGATGTCCGAGCTGTATCTGGACGGGGACCGGCCGGGGGAGGAACTGCCGCCGCCCGTCTGTGCCTTCGACCCCGCCGGCAGCACCGTCCTCACGGTCGGCTCCGCCAGCAAGGCCTTCTGGGCGGGCATGCGCATCGGCTGGGTACGGGCCGCGCCCGAGGTGATCCGCTCGCTGGTCTCCGCCCGCGCCTACGCCGACCTCGGCACGCCCGTGCTCGAACAGCTCGCGATCAACTGGCTGATGGGCACCGGTGGCTGGGAGCGCGCGGTCGACATCCGGCGCGCCCAGGCCGGGGAGAACCGCGACGCGCTGGTGGCCGCCGTCCGCAGGGAGCTGCCGAGCTGGGAGTTCGACGTGCCGCGCGGCGGACTGACCCTCTGGGTGCGCACCGGCGGACTGTCGGGCTCGCGGATCGCCGAGCTGGGCGAGCGGGTCGGTGTACGGGTGCCGGGCGGACCGCGCTTCGGCGTCGACGGGGCCTTCGAGGGCTACGTACGGCTGCCGTTCACCGTCGCCGGCCCCGTCGCCGACGAGGCGGCCGTGCGGCTGGCGGCGGCGGCCCGGCTCGTGGAGAGCGGCGCGCGCGCCGGCACGGACGCGCCGCGCACCTTCGTGGCCTGA
- a CDS encoding ankyrin repeat domain-containing protein: MSEAPDNAAPAGATEQGAAPDGGVPDGGVPDSDVVELATKVFDLARRGDTEPLAAYVDAGVPANLTNDRGDSLVMLAAYHGHAPTVAALLSRGADADRANDRGQTPLAGAVFKGEDAVIRELLGGGADPAAGTPSAVDTARMFGKTDLLELFGAR; encoded by the coding sequence ATGAGCGAGGCCCCGGACAACGCGGCTCCGGCCGGCGCGACCGAGCAGGGCGCCGCTCCCGACGGTGGGGTTCCGGACGGTGGCGTTCCCGACAGCGACGTCGTCGAACTGGCGACGAAGGTCTTCGACCTCGCGCGCCGCGGCGACACCGAGCCGCTCGCCGCCTACGTCGACGCCGGTGTCCCCGCGAATCTCACCAACGACCGGGGCGACTCCCTGGTCATGCTCGCCGCCTACCACGGCCACGCGCCCACCGTCGCGGCGCTGCTCTCGCGCGGCGCCGATGCCGACCGCGCCAACGACCGCGGGCAGACGCCACTGGCCGGCGCCGTCTTCAAAGGAGAGGACGCCGTGATCCGCGAGCTGCTCGGCGGCGGGGCCGATCCGGCCGCCGGAACACCATCCGCCGTGGATACAGCGCGGATGTTCGGGAAGACGGACCTGCTGGAGCTGTTCGGAGCGCGGTGA
- a CDS encoding HEAT repeat domain-containing protein, whose product MFDPVIAPSGTLLGLLQRGRGDGTLHALAAPRAEALNALNHCVMNDPRHDWQVENRSLYFARLYLDLHGDLEPLEHHLFRAEDHFDTEESRTGLSLAVLGHLASYGRDDALALLRRYAASGSNWTWALDELALRDDDAGLRSLAPRILARFPTTPEGDAELATALQGAFEPRPWRLWADDPREAVATRVRAAREQGSFDRWQRQLRPSGPRPGWSVRAVFEWAQDGLERGTTLHVPAARCLTAVAGPDDRAEIVEAGRSGPDGARSAALHYLAEARDPAVLDLIETAAADPSESLAGAAVAAFERMCGEAAVDRARGWVHRPDALGASAAGVLAARGGPQDAQLVLGALREAVRSDGPDTPRLWTLVDGTGRLGIGCAAPVLRHVYRETASSQLRGRTARALAVTDPSFPTGFAVECLWDCEETTREVAARHAETGDVRVADRLRRLAADPAEEAEVQTAVRSRIGPDAPAV is encoded by the coding sequence ATGTTCGATCCAGTCATAGCGCCGAGCGGCACACTGCTCGGCCTGCTGCAAAGGGGGCGCGGCGACGGCACACTGCACGCGCTGGCCGCACCCCGCGCCGAGGCGCTCAACGCCCTCAACCACTGCGTCATGAACGACCCCCGCCACGACTGGCAGGTCGAGAACCGCTCCCTGTACTTCGCGCGTCTCTATCTGGACCTCCACGGAGATCTCGAACCGCTCGAACACCACCTCTTCCGTGCCGAGGACCACTTCGACACCGAGGAGTCACGTACCGGACTCTCCCTCGCCGTACTGGGCCACCTCGCCTCCTACGGAAGGGACGACGCCCTGGCCCTCCTGCGCCGCTACGCCGCGTCGGGATCCAACTGGACCTGGGCGCTCGACGAGCTGGCCCTGCGCGACGACGACGCGGGTCTGCGGTCGCTCGCCCCGCGCATCCTCGCGAGATTCCCCACCACACCCGAGGGCGACGCCGAACTGGCCACCGCCCTCCAGGGCGCCTTCGAGCCCCGGCCCTGGCGGCTGTGGGCCGACGATCCGCGCGAGGCGGTCGCCACCCGCGTCAGGGCCGCGCGGGAACAGGGCTCCTTCGACCGATGGCAGCGGCAGCTGCGGCCGAGCGGACCGCGCCCCGGCTGGAGCGTCCGGGCAGTCTTCGAATGGGCGCAGGACGGCCTCGAACGAGGCACGACCCTGCACGTACCCGCGGCGCGGTGCCTGACCGCCGTCGCCGGACCCGACGACCGCGCCGAGATCGTCGAGGCAGGTCGCAGCGGCCCCGACGGCGCACGCTCCGCGGCGCTGCACTATCTCGCCGAGGCCCGCGATCCCGCCGTGCTCGACCTGATCGAGACCGCGGCGGCCGACCCGTCGGAGAGCCTCGCCGGAGCCGCCGTCGCCGCCTTCGAGCGGATGTGCGGCGAGGCCGCCGTCGACCGGGCGCGCGGCTGGGTGCACCGGCCCGACGCCCTCGGCGCCTCCGCGGCGGGTGTCCTCGCCGCCCGGGGCGGCCCCCAGGACGCCCAACTGGTGCTCGGCGCCCTCCGGGAGGCCGTACGGTCCGACGGGCCCGACACGCCCCGCCTGTGGACCCTCGTGGACGGCACAGGCCGGCTCGGCATCGGCTGCGCGGCGCCCGTCCTGCGCCATGTGTACCGCGAGACCGCCTCCTCACAACTGCGCGGCCGTACGGCCAGGGCGCTGGCGGTCACCGACCCCTCGTTCCCCACGGGATTCGCCGTCGAATGCCTCTGGGACTGCGAGGAGACCACCAGAGAGGTCGCCGCGCGGCACGCGGAGACCGGTGACGTACGAGTGGCCGACAGGCTGCGCCGGCTGGCGGCTGATCCGGCCGAGGAGGCCGAGGTGCAGACCGCCGTACGGAGCCGGATCGGGCCCGACGCGCCCGCCGTCTGA
- a CDS encoding glycosyltransferase family 4 protein: MRVVIVTESFPPDVNGVAHCALQTARHLVARGHDPLVIAPASSAAASAAAEAASPSPSASFSPSPRTTSPRKFDFDAPCPVVRIPSLPLPGYPQVRVALPSRRVAATLAAHRADVVHLAGPFVLGVRGMAAAARLGIPAVAVYQTDLAGYARTYINAGEAAAWRRLRAVHSAADRTLAPSSAAMKDLEEHRVPRVRLWPRGVDTDRFRPELRDDELRRRLAPNGEMIVGYVGRLAPEKHVELLSGACGLPGVRVVVVGDGPSEPSLRATLPGAVFLGRRTGDELARIFASFDVFAHTGPYETFCQTVQEAMASGTPVVAPAAGGPLDLVDHGRTGLLVPPHDARAVTGAIRDLQAAPELRASYGRTARATVEGRTWAVVGDQLLDHYAEVLGERTAVVA, from the coding sequence ATGCGTGTCGTCATCGTCACCGAATCCTTCCCGCCCGATGTGAACGGCGTGGCGCACTGCGCCCTCCAGACCGCCCGGCACCTCGTCGCACGCGGCCATGACCCGCTCGTCATCGCACCGGCCTCGTCGGCAGCCGCTTCGGCGGCTGCCGAGGCCGCATCCCCGTCCCCCTCCGCCTCCTTCTCCCCGTCCCCGCGCACCACCTCTCCCCGCAAGTTCGATTTCGACGCACCATGCCCCGTGGTGCGTATCCCGTCCCTTCCCCTGCCCGGCTATCCCCAGGTACGCGTCGCTCTCCCCAGCCGCCGGGTCGCCGCGACCCTCGCGGCGCACCGGGCGGACGTCGTGCACCTCGCCGGGCCGTTCGTCCTCGGTGTACGCGGCATGGCCGCAGCCGCACGGCTCGGTATCCCCGCCGTCGCCGTCTACCAGACCGACCTCGCCGGCTACGCGCGTACGTACATAAACGCGGGCGAGGCCGCCGCCTGGCGCCGGCTGCGCGCCGTGCACAGCGCGGCGGACCGCACCCTCGCCCCGTCCAGCGCCGCCATGAAGGACCTTGAGGAGCACCGCGTGCCGCGCGTCAGGCTCTGGCCGCGGGGGGTGGACACCGACAGGTTCCGTCCCGAGCTGCGCGACGACGAACTGCGTCGCCGTCTCGCCCCCAACGGCGAGATGATCGTCGGATACGTCGGCAGGCTCGCGCCCGAGAAGCACGTCGAACTCCTGTCCGGTGCCTGCGGGCTGCCCGGCGTCCGTGTCGTGGTCGTCGGGGACGGGCCGAGCGAGCCGTCCCTGCGCGCGACACTCCCCGGCGCCGTATTCCTCGGCCGCAGGACCGGAGACGAACTGGCGAGGATCTTCGCCTCGTTCGACGTCTTCGCGCACACCGGGCCCTACGAGACGTTCTGCCAGACCGTCCAGGAGGCCATGGCCAGCGGCACACCGGTGGTCGCGCCCGCGGCGGGCGGACCGCTCGACCTGGTCGACCACGGCCGCACCGGACTGCTGGTCCCGCCGCACGACGCGCGGGCCGTCACCGGCGCGATCAGGGACCTCCAGGCCGCCCCGGAACTGCGCGCCTCCTACGGACGCACGGCGCGCGCCACGGTCGAGGGCCGTACGTGGGCGGTGGTGGGCGACCAACTGCTCGACCACTACGCAGAGGTACTCGGCGAGCGCACGGCGGTGGTCGCATGA
- a CDS encoding SGNH/GDSL hydrolase family protein: MTVYANPGAPPGAAVSARPSVPRPLRFAALGDSLTAGVGDRVDGGWRGWAVLLAEALAPADGNVGRPADRPGGRKAKGAAGAEPAPTFRNFATSGALTRHVREQQAPAALAFAPDIASVVVGVNDTLRRAFDIVAIARALDEVCAALTARGTVLLTACLPDPGIMLGLPAPLARPLARRQRAVNALAHELSARYGAIHLHAADPEWVADRTLWSADRLHPGERGHRMIAAQFHAMLTARGLTLGPPPPQEPERPQPTRTEALLWMATAGAGWMVRRSTDLLPELLWLAGSEMRHLARGTANRLDARAEHALTRALTALPPVTPLARMGE, from the coding sequence ATGACCGTGTACGCGAACCCCGGGGCGCCGCCCGGGGCCGCTGTCTCCGCGCGGCCCTCCGTACCGAGGCCGCTGCGGTTCGCCGCCCTCGGTGACTCGCTCACCGCGGGCGTGGGAGACCGCGTGGACGGCGGCTGGCGCGGCTGGGCCGTCCTGCTCGCCGAGGCGCTCGCGCCGGCCGACGGAAACGTCGGCCGGCCGGCCGACCGGCCCGGCGGCCGCAAGGCGAAGGGGGCGGCCGGAGCCGAACCCGCCCCCACCTTCCGCAACTTCGCCACCAGCGGCGCCCTGACCCGCCACGTACGCGAGCAGCAGGCACCCGCCGCGCTCGCGTTCGCGCCCGACATCGCCTCCGTCGTCGTAGGCGTCAACGACACACTCCGCCGGGCCTTCGACATCGTCGCCATCGCCCGCGCCCTCGACGAGGTCTGCGCGGCCCTCACGGCGCGCGGCACGGTCCTGCTCACCGCGTGCCTCCCGGACCCCGGCATCATGCTCGGCCTGCCCGCGCCGCTCGCGAGACCGCTCGCGCGCAGACAGCGCGCGGTCAACGCCCTCGCGCACGAGCTCTCCGCGCGGTACGGCGCGATCCATCTGCACGCCGCCGACCCGGAGTGGGTCGCCGACCGCACCCTGTGGAGCGCAGACCGGCTGCACCCCGGCGAACGCGGCCACCGGATGATCGCCGCGCAGTTCCACGCGATGCTCACCGCGCGCGGCCTGACCCTGGGCCCGCCACCGCCCCAGGAGCCCGAACGGCCGCAGCCCACCCGCACGGAGGCGCTGCTGTGGATGGCGACGGCGGGCGCCGGCTGGATGGTGCGAAGAAGCACCGACCTGCTGCCCGAACTGCTGTGGCTGGCCGGCTCCGAGATGCGGCATCTGGCGCGCGGCACCGCCAACCGTCTCGACGCGCGCGCCGAACACGCGCTCACTCGTGCCCTGACAGCACTGCCGCCGGTCACTCCCCTTGCCAGAATGGGGGAATGA